GACTTCAGGGACCTGAACTGTGGCTCAACCTGCAACGCCTGCGAACGCGGCCATCAATCCGTGGATCATTGCGGCCGCGGTGGTCGTGCCGACGTTTATGGAAGTGCTCGACACGACGATCGCCAACGTCGCGCTGCGGTATATCGCCGGCGGCATCTCGGCGGCGGAAATCGACGCCGAGTGGGTGATCACCAGCTACTTGGCCGCGAATGCGTTTGTGCTGACGATCAGCGGTTGGCTTTCAGCGCGACTAGGGCGACGCAATTACTTTTTGCTCTCGATCGCCATCTTCACGATTGCGTCGGGCCTGTGCGGCATTGCGACGAGCCTGTCGCAGATCATTGCTTGTCGCATTCTGCAAGGTCTCGCCGGCGGGGGGCTGCAGCCTTCGAGCCAGGCGATCCTCATCGATACGTTTCCGCCGGAGAAGCAAGGGACCGCGATGTCGGTGTTCGGCGTCGCGGCACTCATCGGGCCGATCGTGGGACCGACGCTCGGCGGCTGGTTGGTCGACACCTATAGCTGGCGATGGATTTTTTACGTCAACCTGCCCGTCGGGGCGTTGGCGTTCGCGGCGAGCTACTTTCTGGTGCGTGATCCAGAATACCTGAAGGAGCAGCGGGCGAAGCTGCGGAGCGAACCGCTCAATCTCGACTACATCGGCATCGGCCTGTTGGCGCTCGCGATCTCCAGTTGGGAAATCTTGCTCAGCAAGGGGCAAGAGTGGGATTGGTTCGGCGACCCGTTCGGCCGCATCCAGACCCTGACTATCGTCCTGACGGTTGGCGCCGCGATCTTCGTCTATCGGTCGTTGCGGCGCGAGAATCCGCTCATTAATTTACGCGTGCTCGGCGAACGCAACTTCACGATGTCGGCGATCATTATCTTCAGTGCGTTCTCGGTGCTGTACGCCGCGAGCATCGCGCTGCCGGCGATGTTGCAAACGTTGTTCGGCTACGACGCGTTGCATGCCGGGCTCGTGCTGTCGCCGGGCGGTATCTCGTCGATTTCGATGTTGGTGATTGTGAGCGCCCTACTCGGTCGCGGCTTTGACGCCCGCTGGTTGATCGCCACGGGGCTCGTCGTGTTGGCGATTTCGAATTACTGGATGGCGTACATGAACCTGGAGATCAGCCCGTGGCAGGTGATCGCGCCGCGGATGGTGCTCACCGGCGGACTCGGGTTGATCTTCGCGCCGATCAACGTCGCCGCGTATCTCTACATCCCGCGCGAGCTGCGTGGTTCGGCGATCGCCCTCTTCAGCCTGTTGCGGAACGAAGGGGGGAGCGTCGGCACCTCGATGAGCCAAACGATTCAAGAACGGCGCGAGCAGTTCCATTTGGCGCGATTGAACGAGCTGCTCGATCCGCTTAACCCCTACGTCAGCGAGTATTTCGCTCAGGCGAAAGCATTGTTTTTGAAGCAATCTGGCGATCCCGTCGGGGCGCACCAGATGGCGCTGCAAAGCTTGGACGACCTGCGGCAGCAGCAGGCTTCGTCGCTGGCGTACTTCGACGTGTTCTGGCTGGCGGCGGTGCTGGCGATTTGTCTCGTGCCGCTGGTGCTGTTGATGAAACGGTCGGTGGCGGAAAAAGGGGCGCATGTGGGGGCGGAATGACGATATGTCCCGTGCGCGACTGCATTTGATACATGGCTGAGAGGGCATTGCACCAACAATCCATTGTGGGAGGCGTCTCCGACGCCGATTCCGTTCACCACCACAATGTCTGGTGGCAGCTTGCGGCCGCTTCGGGGTCGGAGACCCCTCCCACAGATTTCTGGTGCAAAGCCCGTGGCTAGGCATGAATAATGAGTGAAGGCAAAACATCGCCGACCGACGGGACCTGGGTCCGCTCTGCGCGTGCGGCGGCATTTGCGTTCGCCGGCGTTGCCGGGTACGTCGATGCGTATGCGCTGATTCAGTTCCAGGTGTACGCCTCGTTCATGAGCGGCAACACGACGCGCGGGGGCGTCGAGGCGGCGTCGGGGCGGTTTGCCATCGCGGCGCTCAGCCTGCTCGCGATCGTCTGCTTCGTGCTCGGCGCGTTTATCGGCGTGACGTTGCTTCATTCGTTGAATCGCCGTGCGGGTCGCATGGTCGCGTTGATCGCCCTGGGGCTCTTGGTGGCGCAAGCGTTGCTCGATGCGTTCAGCCCGCAGGCGTGGCTTTCCGTGGCGCTATTGTGCGTGTCGATGGGCGCCCTCAATTCCACGATCACGCAGATTGGCGGGCAGGCGGTCAACATCGGCTATGTTTCCGGCGGGCTGCACAAACTGGCCGAGCACTTGGCGCTGGCGTGGCTGCGGCTGCCGGTCGACGCTGCGGAAGGACCGCACGACACGCACCTGCGGCGTGCGGTGCTCATCGGCGGGCTGTGGGCAGCGTTCTTAGCCGGCGCCTTTTTGGGAGCGCTCGCTCAGCATTATTGCCGGCAGTGGGTTCTCGCCTTTCCGATCGCGACATTGATCGTCGCGGTCATCTCGCCAGCCCGCGGCGGTCGTACGGTGTGACGCTGGCGTCGAGCTCGAGGTTGAAACTGGCGCCGCGAGACGTCGTGTCGCGTCGCGTGCGAGTCGCAATGCGATTTTAGGCGACACTAAGGTTTTGTTCTAAGTGGCGACCGCCGCTCGTGTTGCGGCGATGGTCGAGTTAATGTCGCGTCGCGGAGGCGACATTAAGGAGAGTTTGGAGGCGCGAGGCGCTGGTTCTCAGAGCCGGAACTGGAGGTCGCGCGGATCGACAACAGAGCGACAACGGGGCGTTGGCCGCGGTTGCTGGATCGGCGGGGCGTGAGTTTTCAAAGAGCGCGCGGACGTTCGTCGAAACAGAATGCCGCACGTGCGAGCCTAATCGATGGAGCGGCGTTTTGCAGCGCGCGATTTTCGGCCACTCGTTGGCGCCAATAGTGAAGCTGACTGGCGGGGGGGGCTGCCAATTAGTTCCCGCCCTCGTCGTCCGCTATACTGCCCCGAATGCTCACCTACCTCCGCTATGGTCTGGCGACGATCTGCTTCGCGCTTAGCGTGGCGTGCTGGGGATTGCGGTGGTGGGCTTCGATTAAGGGAGA
This sequence is a window from Lacipirellula parvula. Protein-coding genes within it:
- a CDS encoding DHA2 family efflux MFS transporter permease subunit — translated: MAQPATPANAAINPWIIAAAVVVPTFMEVLDTTIANVALRYIAGGISAAEIDAEWVITSYLAANAFVLTISGWLSARLGRRNYFLLSIAIFTIASGLCGIATSLSQIIACRILQGLAGGGLQPSSQAILIDTFPPEKQGTAMSVFGVAALIGPIVGPTLGGWLVDTYSWRWIFYVNLPVGALAFAASYFLVRDPEYLKEQRAKLRSEPLNLDYIGIGLLALAISSWEILLSKGQEWDWFGDPFGRIQTLTIVLTVGAAIFVYRSLRRENPLINLRVLGERNFTMSAIIIFSAFSVLYAASIALPAMLQTLFGYDALHAGLVLSPGGISSISMLVIVSALLGRGFDARWLIATGLVVLAISNYWMAYMNLEISPWQVIAPRMVLTGGLGLIFAPINVAAYLYIPRELRGSAIALFSLLRNEGGSVGTSMSQTIQERREQFHLARLNELLDPLNPYVSEYFAQAKALFLKQSGDPVGAHQMALQSLDDLRQQQASSLAYFDVFWLAAVLAICLVPLVLLMKRSVAEKGAHVGAE
- a CDS encoding YoaK family protein; this encodes MSEGKTSPTDGTWVRSARAAAFAFAGVAGYVDAYALIQFQVYASFMSGNTTRGGVEAASGRFAIAALSLLAIVCFVLGAFIGVTLLHSLNRRAGRMVALIALGLLVAQALLDAFSPQAWLSVALLCVSMGALNSTITQIGGQAVNIGYVSGGLHKLAEHLALAWLRLPVDAAEGPHDTHLRRAVLIGGLWAAFLAGAFLGALAQHYCRQWVLAFPIATLIVAVISPARGGRTV